From Methylomonas sp. EFPC3, a single genomic window includes:
- the ylqF gene encoding ribosome biogenesis GTPase YlqF, which yields MQIQWYPGHMHKASKEIKYALPEIDLLIEILDARIPYSSQNPMLARLRGSKPCIRVLNKTDLADPELTKQWQAYLEREQAVKTLAVTTQQPDKIKQIIDLCGKMLPEKTAAGKVVRTMIMGIPNVGKSTIINVLAGRTIAKTGNEPAVTKQQQRINLGKNIVLSDTPGVLWPNVENRHSGYRLAATGAVKDTAFEHADIALYTLDYLRRVYPELMRQRYRMETLAEESQALLEAIGAKRGCLRAGGIVELDKAAKLLLTELRAGTIGRITLETPEMIEAEMMEMASIRAEKAAERETRRQRS from the coding sequence ATGCAAATCCAGTGGTACCCCGGCCATATGCACAAGGCCAGCAAAGAAATCAAATATGCGCTGCCTGAGATCGATCTGCTGATCGAGATCCTCGACGCCCGCATCCCTTACAGCAGTCAAAACCCGATGCTGGCCAGACTGCGCGGCAGCAAACCCTGTATCCGGGTATTGAACAAAACCGACCTGGCCGATCCGGAACTGACCAAGCAGTGGCAGGCGTATCTGGAACGCGAGCAAGCGGTGAAAACCCTGGCGGTAACCACGCAACAACCCGACAAAATCAAACAGATCATTGACCTGTGCGGCAAAATGCTGCCGGAAAAAACCGCCGCCGGCAAAGTGGTCAGAACCATGATCATGGGCATCCCGAATGTCGGCAAATCGACCATCATCAACGTACTGGCCGGCAGGACCATCGCCAAAACCGGCAACGAACCGGCCGTGACCAAACAGCAACAACGCATCAACCTGGGCAAGAATATCGTGCTGTCCGACACGCCTGGCGTACTGTGGCCTAACGTCGAGAACCGGCACAGCGGTTACCGGCTGGCCGCCACCGGTGCCGTCAAGGATACCGCGTTCGAACACGCCGATATTGCTTTGTATACGCTGGATTACCTGCGTCGTGTGTATCCGGAACTAATGCGCCAACGCTATCGAATGGAAACCCTAGCGGAAGAATCGCAGGCCTTGCTGGAAGCGATAGGTGCCAAACGCGGCTGCTTGCGCGCCGGCGGCATCGTCGAACTGGACAAGGCGGCCAAACTGCTACTGACCGAGTTGCGTGCCGGCACTATCGGCCGAATCACACTGGAAACTCCGGAGATGATAGAGGCCGAGATGATGGAAATGGCCTCGATCCGCGCCGAAAA